In Pocillopora verrucosa isolate sample1 chromosome 13, ASM3666991v2, whole genome shotgun sequence, one genomic interval encodes:
- the LOC131776464 gene encoding catenin beta, producing the protein METSRIGLPHGEMSKDEQTAMWHHQYHDSGIMSGATTTAHSIKGDDDDDYMKTHMAFEWEQPGFSEQEMHAMNQQFVSTRSQRIRQAMFPETLEEGAHIPSTQFDSAANTAVQRLAEPSLMLKQAVVNLINYQDDADLATRAIPELNKLLNDEDQVVIRQASMMVHQLSKKDASRHAIMNSPQMVASLVKALNSSNDPETIRCAAGTLHNLSHHRQGLLSIFKSGGIPALVRLLGSPVEAVVFYAITTLHNLLLHQEGAKMAVRLAGGLQKMVALLGRSNVKFLAIVTDCLHVLAYGNKESKLIILASGGPAELVRIMRSYTYEKLLFTTSRVLKVLSVDTDNKQAIVEAGGMQALAMHLGHQSNRLVQNCLWTLRNLSDAATKEDGLDNLLQMLVQLLSSNDIQVVTCAAGVLSNLTCNNPNNKQLVYRFGGIEALVRTCMQAGDREEITEPACCALRHLTSRHEDAEKAQNAVRVHFGLPVLVKLLYPPSRWPLIKAIVGLMRNLALCPLNHTPIREHGGLPQLVQLMMRAHQDMQRRPGQSVVIDGVRMEDIVDGCVGALHILAREAHNRAVIRSLNCIPLFVQLLYCPIENIQRVAAGVLCELAQDKEGAEAIEAENATAPLTDLLHSRNEGIAAYAAAVLFRMSEDKSQDYKKRLSVELTSSLFRDDAPWPEPMDGDFPDPNYNMPPGGYGYPHDGFDYNQPMDYSHEPGSGYDFHHGDPSMQPLAHPGGPPPRGGTWYDTDL; encoded by the exons ATGGAGACGAGTAGAATTGGATTACCCCACGGTGAAATGAGCAAAGATGAGCAGACTGCAATGTGGCATCACCAGTATCATGATTCTGGTATTATGTCAGGCGCTACAACTACAGCACATTCAATCAagggtgatgatgatgatgactacATGAAAACACACATGGCATTTGAGTGGGAGCAGCCCGGATTTTCCGAGCAGGAGATGCACGCTATGAATCAGCAATTTGTCTCAACTAGGAG TCAACGCATCCGTCAAGCCATGTTTCCTGAGACCCTGGAAGAAGGTGCTCATATCCCTTCCACACAGTTTGATTCAGCAGCTAACACAGCTGTCCAGCGCTTGGCTGAACCATCGCTTATGCTAAAGCAAGCTGTTGTCAATCTAATCAACTACCAG GACGATGCTGATCTGGCCACACGTGCCATCCCTGAGTTGAACAAGCTGTTGAATGACGAAGATCAG GTGGTAATCCGACAAGCATCAATGATGGTGCATCAACTTTCCAAGAAGGATGCAAGTCGCCATGCCATTATGAACTCACCACAAATGGTGGCATCTCTTGTGAAAGCTCTAAACAGCTCTAATGACCCAGAAACCATCCGATGTGCAGCAGGAACTTTGCACAATTTGTCTCATCACAG ACAAGGCTTGCTCTCCATCTTTAAATCTGGTGGCATCCCAGCTCTAGTCAGGTTGCTTGGGTCCCCTGTGGAAGCAGTAGTTTTCTATGCCATCACTACCCTGCACAATCTTCTGCTCCACCAAGAAGGTGCCAAGATGGCTGTTAGACTGGCAGGAGGTCTGCAGAAGATGGTGGCCCTCCTAGGGCGTTCCAATGTCAAGTTCCTGGCGATTGTTACAG ATTGCCTTCATGTGCTGGCTTATGGTAACAAAGAGAGCAAGTTGATCATCCTAGCATCAGGAGGCCCTGCTGAGCTGGTGCGCATCATGAGAAGTTATACATATGAGAAGCTTCTCTTTACCACAAGCCGTGTGCTGAAGGTTCTCTCTGTGGACACTGACAACAAGCAAGCGATTGTGGAG GCTGGAGGTATGCAAGCACTGGCTATGCATCTTGGTCACCAGAGCAACAGACTTGTTCAGAACTGCCTCTGGACTCTGCGCAATCTGTCAGATGCTGCAACCAAGGAGGATGGTCTTGACAACTTGCTGCAGATGTTGGTGCAGCTGCTGTCATCCAATGATATTCAAGTTGTGACATGTGCGGCAGGTGTCTTGTCAAACCTGACATGTAACAACCCCAACAACAAACAACTTGTTTACAGGTTTGGTGGCATAGAGGCACTGGTGAGGACATGTATGCAGGCTGGAGACAGGGAGGAGATCACTGAGCCAGCG TGCTGTGCCTTGCGCCACTTGACGAGTCGACATGAAGATGCTGAGAAAGCCCAAAATGCAGTGCGAGTTCACTTTGGCTTGCCAGTCTTGGTGAAACTTCTGTATCCACCCTCTCGCTGGCCACTCATCAAAGCAATTGTTGGTCTCATGCGTAATCTGGCATTATGCCCCCTTAATCACACACCAATCCGTGAGCATGGAGGTCTGCCTCAGCTCGTTCAACTGATGATGAGAGCCCATCAGGATATGCAGAGGAGACCAGGACAGAGTGTGGTAATTGACGGAGTAAGAATGGAGGACATTGTTGATGGCTGTGTTGGTGCCCTGCATATTTTGGCTAGGGAGGCACACAACAGAGCTGTCATAAGAAGTCTCAACTGCATTCCTCTTTTTGTGCAG CTCCTCTATTGCCCAATTGAGAACATTCAGCGCGTTGCAGCTGGAGTACTCTGTGAACTTGCACAAGACAAGGAAGGTGCTGAGGCTATTGAGGCTGAAAATGCAACAGCACCCTTAACTGACCTGTTACACTCCAGAAATGAGGGCATTGCCGCTTATGCCGCTGCTGTACTCTTCCGCATGTCTGAGGATAAGTCGCAAGATTACAAGAAGAGATTATCAGTTGAACTGACTAGTTCTCTTTTCCGGGATGATGCTCCCTGGCCTGAG ccAATGGATGGAGACTTCCCAGACCCAAACTACAACATGCCACCAGGAGGGTATGGTTACCCCCATGATGGGTTTGATTACAACCAGCCCATGGACTATTCTCACGAACCTGGTTCTGGTTACGATTTCCACCATGGTGATCCATCTATGCAACCTCTTGCTCACCCAGGAGGGCCACCTCCTCGAGGCGGCACATGGTATGACACTGACTTGTAA